In Amphiprion ocellaris isolate individual 3 ecotype Okinawa chromosome 5, ASM2253959v1, whole genome shotgun sequence, the genomic stretch GGGCTTTAAGGGCATGGAGGAGTGCCTGATGATGAATGATTTGAAAgataaaacagagacaaaaagaatGAGCTATGAGGTGGACAAAATCAAAGCCCCCTGATTCTAGTTGTTTCTattcacacactgacacacttttaaaatgttatcaTCTCCTTTGGCTCACGGTAAGCCATAATGGACTCTGCGTGGTAGCATTAGTTGATGCtagtgcacacacatgcacacacatgcacttatGCACGCTGCATTTATGCTGAAAGAAAAAGTGACCTCATCACACAACCTGAGGACTCCCCTCCAGAAACAATCCCTGCCCCACGTTtgttctctctcacacacagtgTCTCCCTCCCTCTGCCCCAGAAAATGCAAACGAAGAgtagaagggggaaaaaaaaaaaaaagctattgtGAGATAGAGAGGATGCATCCCACTGTACTATAAATAACCCAGTCAAACTCTGTGTTGCTAAGGCTGGCTCAGCAGCCGCTCTTTCATCATTCCTTACCCCTTACTCGCTTCTTTCACTGCCTCCCACTCTTTaactcccccctcctccccctcttcatcgtgtcttcctcctctctggcTCTCATTTGTAGTCGCAGAGGGAAATGAGTGAGAGTGAGAGGGAGGCAAAGCTGTCAATATACTTGTACTATAATGGTGAATGTGTAATTGGCCCCATTCACATTTCCTTTCCCcatgcagagctgcagctctgTTGTGTAACTCCCTGCTGAGAAGGAAGTGATGGTTTAGTGTGTGTCAGAATCTCTATCAGCCACAGTCAGAgaatcagtttttctgtctgaggATGCCAaagatggaggacaggagggACCACAATGCAGGAACTGGGCTAGATGCTTATTTTCAACCAAATACAACATCCAGTACACCTGCAAGTCAGACAGCCCATTTTATTTAACGGGCTTCATGGTGGAAGGTTTCACCTGATTCATGTGTATCTATTGATAAGCCTGAGCACAGATAAAAAAGACCATTTTATTACATGGCAAGTTGAAACAGCGCCATCTgctggttaaaataaaaacattcctaCTACTCATAGCAGTCCTTAAATACGGatattctcttctttttttgaccTTACAGCAGAATGAAGCaaaggaagaagaggagcaaGGAACAAAAGACCTGTCAGAGGAAGAGGTGCACTCCAGGATAGAAGAGTACAATGCTCAAGTGTCAGGAAATGGCATGAAACTGGTGAGTTATTAATTCATGCTGTAGGTGGTGAATGTGTAATGTCAAACCAACAATGACACTGgtttttcttcagatttttcaCTTCCTAAGTGATGCAGAATAAATAAGGATCTGAGCTTAAATGTAGTGTAGTGATTGGTTATGCAAAAGTAGGCATTAAAGACAGCAGTAGTTTGAAAGTGATAGAAGAAAGGTAtggaaaaattatttatattttagcagGTGTACTCAAATTGTTTCACCCAGAGGCCACTTTTGCAAATTCACTGAAGGCCAGGGGCCAGTTAATAAACAAACAGTAATATTCATCCGATCAAATGCGTAATCAATAAAAAGGCTCTAACGCatcttttaaaattatttatactCAACATAAATGAGTAACAGTGAAATGTCTACAAAAGGTGGACATAGCCTCCTcactgaaaagtgaagccaatgcaACCATGTTTAAGGCAACCTTAGTGCCTTAACCCTGCATTCTTTCTCACAGCCACAAGGGGGCGGCACTTTAGGCTGCAAAAATAtgtctgattgtatagaagtctgcaagaacatgacaatgaaaacagcaaCTTGAATTCTTACCTCAGCAAACATTGTCATAAAGAGTTTATGGTCTCTATTGCTAGTTTCAACTCTTTTTGAAAACCGCATGATGTTCATTTGTAAATTATAGTCCCAAATTAGAGCAAAATAGATATAAGAACAGGGCATGCCTACCATGTGACTGACAGATCAACTACTGTATCAGCGTGCATGGTGCAGTCGAGATCTCAGTCAGTTCTAGAGCTCACTTGTTTCATCTGGGTTAAATCGAGCAAGATGACGAAGACCAAATTTCAAATTCAAGGaacatttactgtattaaaccaacaaacaaatccctatttcagtcattttagttTCATTGTGAATGAGAAAACGGTCAGCAGGGGAGCCAGCACCCTGTTGGCCCACAGGCAGTAAGTTGAGTATAACTGATATACTGTAACCATTGAAGATGCATGATTTGATCAGTAACACACATTTTTGTACTTCTTATTCGGGAATTAACTATATGAATTGATTTGGAAAGCTGGCAATGGTCAAagagataagaaaaaaaatcgcTTTTATATTGTGACTTTTAGAAGAATAGTTGGACATCTTGGAAAATATGTTTGTTGAATATTAAATagaaaaagtaatatttttatatttcactgACAGATTAGTGTATGCAGTGGTATGGGAAATTGTCAAATGTATAAGCAAAAAATGGAAAGTTGCCCCAAATATAGCATTTCCTTCCAGCTGCTTTAGTGCTCACCAACTCGGTGCCCATATTAATATAGAACTGCTTCTCCCCTCTCTTGCTATCTCAATCTGCCCCCATGTGCTCCAGGCTTCAGATGGATCTTACACGGGTTTCATTAAGGTTCACCTGAGGCTCAGTCGACCAGTCACAGTCCCTGCTGTGGAGGCTGGAGGCTCAGAAGGAGCGTCCAGACAGACGGGCGGCAGCAGCCGAGCGCCTCCAGAGGACCAGGAAGCAACGGACTGTGGACACACTGAAAAGAGGACGTCCTTCTACTTACCATGTGACTGTGTGAAGCAGATCCACATCAGCTCTCTGACCACCACCAGAGAGGTCATTCAGGGCTTGCTGAAGAAGTTCATGGTGTTGGACAATCCTCGCAAGTTTGCAttgtacagacagacacaccGGGACGGACagggtgagggagagagacacctTTGGCTCACACAATTTTGGAGAAAACATTTAATGTGTCCTGCTGaatgatatatttttgtttctgcagATCTGTTCCAGAAGCTTCCATTAAGTGAGCGTCCTCTTCTTCTGAGGCTGATCGCCGGACCAGATGCAGAGCAACTCAGCTTTGTCCTTAAGGAAAATGAGACTGGAGAGGTAGAGGTAAGAAATcatcaaaacacacataatCATGCAGATATATATACATTTGGCAGGCTCtttgtgtattatttatttaattatcatAATTGTATAGGTTGCTGAGTCTATACACATTTTTATAGGCATTTATAGATGTCaagcaacaaaataataataaatatataaatctcCTCCTCTCATTTCCCTCTTCCCCCTACAGTGGCATGCATTCTCTGTCCCTGAACTCCAAAACTTCCTGGTAATATTGGAGAAAGAGGAGGCGGAGCGTGTTCGAGCAGTGGAGCAAAAATACGCAGTTTACCGACAGAAACTAGAGCAGGCCCTGCAACAACATGACCCCTGACCACTCACCTGTTACCTTATGACTTCAACCCAGGGACACACTGACCCTTTGAACACTGATCCCTCAAGACCCCCAGAATCTATTCAGAGAGTGGAGCACGAGCGGAACTTTTCTTTTCGCTCCacgcatatatacacacaaacatgcacacaaatcATACACAGTTGCATATCCTTTCTCAGGACGCATACAAGCCCACCCCCCACCATCCTCACATCTGCTCCCTGCAGAGAGAATCAGGAGTTGAAAGTGATGTGAAAGGCTACAGGGTGTGTGGTCTTCGAGCTGACTGGacaagttgtgttttgtttgccaAGGACACACACGCAGAAGGATCTGTACTGTAACTCCGACTTGAGATGTCACTTGGGACTGATATGAATCAAtggtgtttttaaagtttcccctcttcttcttctgctactgctgctgctactgcaagTGTTACTTAAGCATGGGTCTCTCTCAGCTCATCTCCCCTGCACATAGAGTTAGGATTGACACACAAGGCATGATTactttttttctgcatctcATTGGGATGGAAGGACAATCacactgtgtgtttcttttttttgttgttttcttgaaaTTGATGTATTGCCTGTTAccagatgttgtttttgttgctgaaatttAAGAGATGTGGATTTGTGATGAGGGGTGTTTAGAGTTGGGGGCTGGAGAACTGGTTATTGGTGCTTTACCTTAAACTAGAATAGGAAGCAGGAGGCAGTGTGTGCTTCCATatcaaagaaaagaaggagtGGAGTTATAAGAAAGTGAGATCCATCCTCTGATTTTTCTCAGGGAGCATGTGTTGAGCAAAGAGTAAACCTAAGGGGAAGAAATAGAACCCTTTTCCACCTTGCACCACCCTGTTTTAGCACATGCTTATCTGTCCTTTATGCCATGTGACAAGACTTGAAGACATGAAGATGCTGTCAGGTGCTTCGCTGACAGAGATCTTCAGTCAGACCCTGTTAGCGCCTCTCTCCTCACTcctccaaacacacacgcaATCCTAACATTTTCTCCGATGATAACTGTGGTATCATTTCCCATTTCCGCTGCATAAATCCTGATCTCACCAGCCCTTGCATGAGCTCCACCTGCAGATGAAGCCTACTGAGAGAGGCAATCCACATACCTTTACTGATACACTTTACATACATGTGTTCGGGGTGTATTTGAATGTGTGAGGACTTTTACACCAAAGCTTAGCGGGACAGATCTACTGAGAGGATTTTAACAAGATCAGAGACATTTGGAAGTTTGTTAAATTAAAGGTGGTGTATGTAAAAATCAAACCAGCTTCTGTTTTGCACATATAGATGCAGGTCAGTGAATGGCCCGTAAATCTGGGGCAGGGCatgcatttatgtttgtttttcttttatctccCTGCCTTccacccccccaaaaaagaaacaaaaaaatataaaattcatGATAATGGCTATGATGTACCAATGATGTGTTTGCAATGCATATATGTTATGTAGACACTGGAAAAAGAGTGACAAGGTTTAACTTTGTTGTTATTatgaatattcatatttttttttgtatcattcctactggttggtgtgtgtgtgctcatcttGGGCAGTAAGGAAAATGTGAATAGTGTTTTAAAATGAGCGTCTGTGTGTCATCAGCGCTCCCTGACTGGGCCTCACTTATTGAGTATCAGGACATGCATTGAGTGCACATGTAATATATCAGCACATTTCAGCTGCTAATTAGGTTACAAAAGAAAACTATTGGGCATGCATGTTTCATgaaattaatgcatttaatcaaaacattCTAAAAACTCTCCCTCATTCTATGTTTCTTCATTGATTCCATAGAAATACTAATGAATGAGGCCTGTTGTCCATAAGCACATGCTTCTCAGTAAAcccaaaccttttttttttttgtttgtttttttgaccaCCACCACCCAAAGCCTGAGCTGTTCCTGCTGGCAGTGCCTTTTGTTTCATGTGCCCCTGTGTATCTATGTAAGGTGTGATTCAGCACACAGGTGCCTGAGTATATGTATGGGTGCTTTTGCATGTGTTTCTTGGGTGGTgttggatgttttctttctctccccaGTCCCTTTAACACTCGTGTCTTTCCAACAAATCCTCAGTGGGagtgtgagtgcgtgtgtgtgtgtgtgtgtgtgtgtgtgtgtgtgtgtgttatttatttcatgGTTCACACCATCCTCATGATATTACATCAAGGATGTTGAGACTTAATGcttttttgcaatttatttCGTTTTATTTGAAGAAGTGTGTATAAATATATCAGTAGAACTGTACAGAATattaagatgaaataaaaaggTAAACATCGCTTTACTGTAATGTTCTCATTTCTTCATGTCTCCGAACCCTACATAGTTTCACTGAAGCAGACCTGTATGAAACATTACTTTAGTGCAAAAATCATATGCAGTGAAATTAGgatttcagtatttatttatttatttatttattagttctTCTTAAGAGAGGATGCCGTGCACGTGTTGTCACCACGTGACCCCAATAGAAACTGCTGTGCTGCTCATGTTTTCTTCACCAGAAAACAGCTTGTACTGCTTTCAAATCACCAGCAGATGGCGCAGCTTCATCTAAACATCACCTACCATATGTCTGTGCAGAAGAAACTCTTGAGTGTTCATGCACAGAttcatgtttgtgtcattttatcttTATATATTCTGATATGCTAGATACATTAAAGTATTTAGGTTTTGCAGGGACACTGTTCCACAATACTTTCCCTAATAAGATTGTTTTAACTGGATTCTGTATTCACAGGACAATTAAAATGTGGAGTTAGACCAATAAACCCACAGGTGTCGGTGTCTGTCACAGGGTCTGAGACCAAATAGAGCCAGAACCCCACAAGGACCTATAGGTAGCTCTGCACCTGGTCCCATCTCTTGCTGTAGTTGTAAATTCACAGGCTGTAATTAAAGTGGCACTTGGTCCTCACACTTACACCTTGAACCCTTTTGAAAGGGAAGTGCAATAAGCAGATTAATTTATAGGCATTGTCACCCTACTCACTCCATACGCTACCATCTAAGAATAATCAGCATGGCCAAACTGGTCTTAAGGGCTGGCCACTTCCCAGAGGGCTGCCTGAAACTGTGTCAGCATGCATATTTATGGTAGCAAATATAGACAGACTCCTCTTCTCACCTCTGAGAAAGAGCTAAGATTAGCATCACCCTCTGCCCAGCATGTATCACTATCTGTATTTAGCCTGTTCCCCTTCTCATGCCTGCCCGGTCTCACTCCGTCTGTCCTCTGCGCTGCCTCTAGCTATATCTAGCCCTGTATCTCCAAACTGTCTCCAGTTACAATCCACAGTTTTCCTCATAGGGTATGCAGAGTAAACGACCAGTAGCACTGTGTGGGCTGAAAAGAAGTCACACCTAACCTTAGAGCTGGAACTGACAattgttttaattattgattaatctgatgggtttttttttttgactgctcAGTGAACTGTTTGctctataaaatgtcacaaaattgcGAAAACGTTTTCATTTCAGCAACGTTGCAATCGTCCATCTGTTTCATGTATATAAAATGTCAATGACATGCTCTTTACACACATCTATAGCTATGCATAGTAGTTAAATACTTATTTTATAGCCACAGAATTATCGACACTGCTAAAAACTTTCTTTACTGGGTCACTTTCTCACAATGCAGCCTTTCCTTTACACA encodes the following:
- the rassf5 gene encoding ras association domain-containing protein 5 isoform X2 is translated as MAQIAPLVPGQEEESKGEAGAGAGSGGVEGEGRTFLGQVSLCLEEVRGDSEGEAGSACFGQVSRRLGRLLKRLPKSRSWSDSLRILRRSSSNGSLLNTSDCSYTCHLECESQVQLDCNQRDREPEETPSPTSHCSSTAPQHRQNEAKEEEEQGTKDLSEEEVHSRIEEYNAQVSGNGMKLASDGSYTGFIKVHLRLSRPVTVPAVEAGGSEGASRQTGGSSRAPPEDQEATDCGHTEKRTSFYLPCDCVKQIHISSLTTTREVIQGLLKKFMVLDNPRKFALYRQTHRDGQDLFQKLPLSERPLLLRLIAGPDAEQLSFVLKENETGEVEWHAFSVPELQNFLVILEKEEAERVRAVEQKYAVYRQKLEQALQQHDP
- the rassf5 gene encoding ras association domain-containing protein 5 isoform X3, coding for MTVNTVPTPSMTSSNSMSSGYCSLDDESEDFTFFTAKTSFFRKPKQAPKQNEAKEEEEQGTKDLSEEEVHSRIEEYNAQVSGNGMKLASDGSYTGFIKVHLRLSRPVTVPAVEAGGSEGASRQTGGSSRAPPEDQEATDCGHTEKRTSFYLPCDCVKQIHISSLTTTREVIQGLLKKFMVLDNPRKFALYRQTHRDGQDLFQKLPLSERPLLLRLIAGPDAEQLSFVLKENETGEVEWHAFSVPELQNFLVILEKEEAERVRAVEQKYAVYRQKLEQALQQHDP